The region TATGCATCAAACTTCGATGGAGTTTGAGTGTTTTACAGACCTGAATCATTACAAGAGTTCTATGGAAACAGATATTATTAAACCCCTCTCATCCATCACAGTTCCATACCACCAAACTGGCCATCAGAAGCTTAGGGGACAGAAAGTTCTGTGCAAATTTCTCTTTATGGCATTCTTCAGCTCCTTATTCCTGAGACTGAAAATGATGGGGCTAAGAAAGGGGGTAAAGACTGTATAGATGGTGGTCATCAGAGTGTTATTGTCCATAGAATGGGGGCCTTTGAGCTTCAGATAGATGATGGAGGCAAAACCGTAGTGCACAACCACTATGGTGAGGTGGGAGACACAGGTGGAGAAGGTCTTGTGCCGGCCCTCAGTGGAGGGGATCCTCAAGATGGCAGCCACGATGAAGACATAGAAGAGAAAGATGAGGAATAAGCACCCCAGCAGAGCTGTGACACAAACCAAGATTACAACCATGGTGACAGAGGCTGTCTCCTTCCCACAGGCCAACTTCAAGAGGGAAAACACATGGCAGACAAAATGGTGAATCTCATTAGACCCACAGAAGCTGAGATGAAAAACTATCAATGTCACCATCAACcccacaactgagccaccagcccAGCACCAGGACACAAGATGGGCACAGTCATGGGTGCTCATGAGCATGTTGTAGTgcagggggtggcagatggccacatagcggtcatagccCATGATCATGAGCAGGAAGGAGTGGGTGTAGCCAAATGTAAAGGAGAAGAACATCTGGCTGGCACAGGCCACAAAGGTGATGGAGCGGTGGGTGGAGAGCATGTCCACCAACATTCGAGGGGTGATAGCAACAGTGAACAGGATCTCAGAGATGGAGAGGGCACACAGGAAgaggtacatgggggtgtggaggctgTGCTCCCTCCAGATGGTGCCCATGATGAGCAGGTTCCCCAGCAGTGTGAACAGGTACATCAGCAGGTACAGCAGGAAGAAGGTGGGCAGGAGCTGCTGAGGGAAGTTGGAGAAGCCGATGAGGATGAATTCAGACACTGTGCTGTAGTTTTGACCAGACAAGGATGCTGCATCTGGGGAGATTAGAAACAGAATGAAGGCACAGTGATTAAAAGAGAGGCTCTAACATAAATTAAATGGCAACTGAAGAGATCTATACTATATATTCAAGGGtttctcagcagtaaagaattcacctgcaatgcaggagatgcaggttcaatactAGGGtcaaagaagatcccctggagaagaaatggcaacccattcctgtattctttcctgtgaaatcccatagacagaggaacctggcaggctacagtccatgggtcgtgaGAAcaggatatgacttagtgactaaaccaccaccatcctaaatattcatttgctTAGCTTGTCTGGGACTCATAATCTTCATCAGTAAGATGGAATAAGTCATAATACTTTTTACCATTTAGTtgtgtgataaaaataaaatgagatcccTTACACTAAATGCTGAAGACATAGTTTGGCTTCTAAGTTTTTGTTAACAGTgatgaaaaggaataaaagattcAGGTTTGTAATCAAGACAGACATAGGTGGTCAGGGTCATATTCTTTTGAATGCTGTGCCTGTTCTCAGAAatatgtttggatcttggatttaTAAATTTTCACTGAGAGTCTTTGCCTTTAATTGAGTACccaattcatatttattttaatactattttattaGTACTCATTTCTGTCAATGTATTTTGTAGGAACTGAAGagaatgcttaaaaataaaaagatggacaAATATATGCTGGGCAAATGTGCACCAAAGGAATGATGGGGAAACAAtcctaaaggcaaaaaaaaagaaatgtaatgaaACAATAATCATAATATCTctgttgaaagaaaatgaaagtgaagtcgctcagtcgtgtctgactctttgcgaccccatgggctgtagtctcccaggctcctccgtccataggattttccaagcaaaaatactggagtgggttgccatttccttctccagatcttctcaacccaggaattgaacccaggtctcccaaattgtaggtagacgctttaccctctgagccacaagcaAAGTTCATATACCATAGgccaataaaaggaaccagattccctgaagaaatggcccaggacatgaaagcaagcCTAGGACATCTCTGCAACAGTTCAATTGAACTTTCACTGAGCAATTGTTAATGTTAAAGGATTCTGGAACCAGATTGAAAATGTGTCCACTGGAATAGATGAGCATCAGAAAGATTGATCATATGCAGAGGATGGAGGAACAAGCTAAATGACACCATGAAGACACAATCAGAAAATCCAGAACCTGACATGTTCCACAGAACAATTGATCTGGTCTCATCAATAAGCCAAGGTCATGAAATTCAAGGGACATAGCAACCATATGCAATATAGGGTAGTAGATTAGGTGCTAATttacataatatatttataaagagtTTTTAAGGAATTAGAGAAGACTTTTATTATGACATTAATGAATGATGGGTTATGAATAATATCAAGGGATTATTCTTATTCTTAATCTAGTTATCCATTTTTAACTGTGATGTTGTTGTAAAAAGGTTGTGTAGGAAAATATTACTAGTTTAAAAGCAGAAGGAAGTGGAAAATTTACATACATAGGAAGTGTTAAAGGGGAATATTTTATGAAAGTTAAAAGAACACTGTAGCgacctgcatatatatataattaacctATATGATGATATACAGGTTGAATATTAGGAATAAGTATTCAAAATAACTTCAGTGAAATCATTACAAAGACATTGCtagatagatttttaaattaaagttggAAATTTTAACAGAGTTCTGAAATGAAACGCAATTTGGAAGT is a window of Muntiacus reevesi chromosome 1, mMunRee1.1, whole genome shotgun sequence DNA encoding:
- the LOC136155008 gene encoding olfactory receptor 10H3-like — encoded protein: MCSVGQNQPELRTAVLEVARGTQAKRELGMHISSYPLSPGPPLPDAASLSGQNYSTVSEFILIGFSNFPQQLLPTFFLLYLLMYLFTLLGNLLIMGTIWREHSLHTPMYLFLCALSISEILFTVAITPRMLVDMLSTHRSITFVACASQMFFSFTFGYTHSFLLMIMGYDRYVAICHPLHYNMLMSTHDCAHLVSWCWAGGSVVGLMVTLIVFHLSFCGSNEIHHFVCHVFSLLKLACGKETASVTMVVILVCVTALLGCLFLIFLFYVFIVAAILRIPSTEGRHKTFSTCVSHLTIVVVHYGFASIIYLKLKGPHSMDNNTLMTTIYTVFTPFLSPIIFSLRNKELKNAIKRNLHRTFCPLSF